In Euphorbia lathyris chromosome 9, ddEupLath1.1, whole genome shotgun sequence, the following are encoded in one genomic region:
- the LOC136205446 gene encoding inositol phosphorylceramide glucuronosyltransferase 1 isoform X1: MMKLSTFGALFMLIALLSIQSGVSLRSQKTDQAYVTLLYGDEFLLGVRVLGKSIRDTGSKKDMVVLVSDGVSNYAMKLLQADGWIVEKISLLANPNQVRPTRFWGVYTKLKIFNMTNYKKVVYLDADTIVVKNIEDLFKCSKFCANLKHSERLNSGVMVVEPSQSLFNDMMSKVTTLHSYTGGDQGFLNSYYSEFPNAHVFEPSLPQEVRKSRPVPPMERLSTLYNADVGLYMLANKWMVNETQLHVIHYTLGPLKPWDWWTSWLLKPVDIWQNVREQLAETLPGTGGGRNPNDELLVKLLFLLPLIALLFSYYRSFLQTRVFCRNSLFDHIRHLYYKIRSNGYAGVSSSSTFNSATHLPNGVQLKVPAYLGGVSIIMCFVSALVALAISLSIVPRQVMPWTGLLLMYEWTFTIFILSFGSFLHFTYSWGKMTASQVSVSSLPESSDYEFGKGHQRQGSSCDVATWYYGLGMAFLAIATPSLPCIFGITALFARLGFVVAGGIILASFMTYASEHLAIRSFLKGFEDRDATRARSICV, from the exons atgatgAAATTATCAACTTTTGGAGCTTTGTTTATGCTAATAGCGTTACTTTCGATTCAATCTGGAGTGTCGCTTCGATCGCAGAAAACTGATCAGGCTTACGTTACACTATTGTATGGAGATGAGTTCCTGTTGGgagttagggttttggggaagTCAATCAGGGATACTGGATCGAAGAAGGATATGGTCGTTTTGGTATCTGATGGTGTCTCTAATTACGCAATGAAGCTTCTTCAG GCTGACGGGTGGATAGTGGAGAAGATTAGCTTATTGGCAAACCCGAATCAAGTGCGGCCAACGAGGTTTTGGGGTGTATATACCAaacttaaaatatttaatatgacGAACTACAAGAAAG TTGTATATCTTGACGCTGATACAATTGTGGTTAAAAATATCGAGGATCTTTTCAAATGTTCAAAATTCTGTGCTAATCTGAAGCATTCAGAGAGGTTGAATTCAGGAGTCATGGTAGTGGAACCGTCACAATCACTTTTCAATGACATGATGAGTAAAGTGACCACTTTGCATTCTTACACTGGAG GCGATCAGGGGTTTCTGAATTCATACTACTCTGAATTTCCTAATGCACATGTTTTTGAACCTAGTTTACCCCAGGAAGTACGGAAATCTAGACCTGTACCACCTATGGAGCGACTTTCTACTCTCTATAATGCAGATGTTGGTCTGTACATGCTTGCTAACAAG TGGATGGTAAATGAGACTCAGTTACATGTTATTCACTATACACTTGGCCCTCTTAAACCTTGGGACTGGTGGACATCATGGCTTTTAAAACCTGTTGATATCTGGCAG AATGTCAGAGAACAGCTTGCAGAGACCCTTCCTGGAACTGGAGGTGGTAGAAATCCTAATGATGAACTGCTTGTGAAGTTGCTTTTCCTGTTACCATTAATTGCTCTACTATTCAGTTACTATCGATCGTTTCTTCAG ACTCGGGTGTTCTGCAGAAATTCATTATTTGATCATATCAGACACCTCTATTACAAAATTAGATCTAATGGATATGCTGGAGTTTCATCGTCATCTACCTTCAATTCAGCTACTCAT TTGCCCAATGGTGTACAGTTAAAGGTGCCTGCTTATTTGGGTGGAGTTTCCATTATTATGTGTTTCGTATCCGCGTTGGTTGCCCTTGCAATTAGTCTCTCAATTGTGCCTCGACAAGTGATGCCATGGACTGGTCTGCTTTTAATGTATGAATGGACATTCACTATCTTCATCCTTTCATTTGGAAGTTTTCTCCATTTCACCTATTCATGGGGAAAGATGACAGCATCTCAAGTATCTGTTTCCTCCCTTCCCGAATCCTCAGATTACGAATTTGGAAAAG GTCATCAACGGCAAGGATCATCATGTGATGTTGCTACATGGTATTATGGGTTAGGAATGGCCTTTTTGGCTATTGCAACTCCATCTTTACCATGTATTTTTGGAATTACTGCTCTGTTTGCGAG GTTGGGATTTGTGGTTGCTGGAGGCATTATTCTAGCATCTTTCATGACATATGCATCCGAGCATCTTGCAATTAGATCATTCTTGAAAGGGTTTGAAGATCGGGACGCAACACGAGCAAGGAGCATATGTGTCTAA
- the LOC136205446 gene encoding inositol phosphorylceramide glucuronosyltransferase 1 isoform X2: MMKLSTFGALFMLIALLSIQSGVSLRSQKTDQAYVTLLYGDEFLLGVRVLGKSIRDTGSKKDMVVLVSDGVSNYAMKLLQADGWIVEKISLLANPNQVRPTRFWGVYTKLKIFNMTNYKKVVYLDADTIVVKNIEDLFKCSKFCANLKHSERLNSGVMVVEPSQSLFNDMMSKVTTLHSYTGGDQGFLNSYYSEFPNAHVFEPSLPQEVRKSRPVPPMERLSTLYNADVGLYMLANKWMVNETQLHVIHYTLGPLKPWDWWTSWLLKPVDIWQNVREQLAETLPGTGGGRNPNDELLVKLLFLLPLIALLFSYYRSFLQTRVFCRNSLFDHIRHLYYKIRSNGYAGVSSSSTFNSATHLKVPAYLGGVSIIMCFVSALVALAISLSIVPRQVMPWTGLLLMYEWTFTIFILSFGSFLHFTYSWGKMTASQVSVSSLPESSDYEFGKGHQRQGSSCDVATWYYGLGMAFLAIATPSLPCIFGITALFARLGFVVAGGIILASFMTYASEHLAIRSFLKGFEDRDATRARSICV, from the exons atgatgAAATTATCAACTTTTGGAGCTTTGTTTATGCTAATAGCGTTACTTTCGATTCAATCTGGAGTGTCGCTTCGATCGCAGAAAACTGATCAGGCTTACGTTACACTATTGTATGGAGATGAGTTCCTGTTGGgagttagggttttggggaagTCAATCAGGGATACTGGATCGAAGAAGGATATGGTCGTTTTGGTATCTGATGGTGTCTCTAATTACGCAATGAAGCTTCTTCAG GCTGACGGGTGGATAGTGGAGAAGATTAGCTTATTGGCAAACCCGAATCAAGTGCGGCCAACGAGGTTTTGGGGTGTATATACCAaacttaaaatatttaatatgacGAACTACAAGAAAG TTGTATATCTTGACGCTGATACAATTGTGGTTAAAAATATCGAGGATCTTTTCAAATGTTCAAAATTCTGTGCTAATCTGAAGCATTCAGAGAGGTTGAATTCAGGAGTCATGGTAGTGGAACCGTCACAATCACTTTTCAATGACATGATGAGTAAAGTGACCACTTTGCATTCTTACACTGGAG GCGATCAGGGGTTTCTGAATTCATACTACTCTGAATTTCCTAATGCACATGTTTTTGAACCTAGTTTACCCCAGGAAGTACGGAAATCTAGACCTGTACCACCTATGGAGCGACTTTCTACTCTCTATAATGCAGATGTTGGTCTGTACATGCTTGCTAACAAG TGGATGGTAAATGAGACTCAGTTACATGTTATTCACTATACACTTGGCCCTCTTAAACCTTGGGACTGGTGGACATCATGGCTTTTAAAACCTGTTGATATCTGGCAG AATGTCAGAGAACAGCTTGCAGAGACCCTTCCTGGAACTGGAGGTGGTAGAAATCCTAATGATGAACTGCTTGTGAAGTTGCTTTTCCTGTTACCATTAATTGCTCTACTATTCAGTTACTATCGATCGTTTCTTCAG ACTCGGGTGTTCTGCAGAAATTCATTATTTGATCATATCAGACACCTCTATTACAAAATTAGATCTAATGGATATGCTGGAGTTTCATCGTCATCTACCTTCAATTCAGCTACTCAT TTAAAGGTGCCTGCTTATTTGGGTGGAGTTTCCATTATTATGTGTTTCGTATCCGCGTTGGTTGCCCTTGCAATTAGTCTCTCAATTGTGCCTCGACAAGTGATGCCATGGACTGGTCTGCTTTTAATGTATGAATGGACATTCACTATCTTCATCCTTTCATTTGGAAGTTTTCTCCATTTCACCTATTCATGGGGAAAGATGACAGCATCTCAAGTATCTGTTTCCTCCCTTCCCGAATCCTCAGATTACGAATTTGGAAAAG GTCATCAACGGCAAGGATCATCATGTGATGTTGCTACATGGTATTATGGGTTAGGAATGGCCTTTTTGGCTATTGCAACTCCATCTTTACCATGTATTTTTGGAATTACTGCTCTGTTTGCGAG GTTGGGATTTGTGGTTGCTGGAGGCATTATTCTAGCATCTTTCATGACATATGCATCCGAGCATCTTGCAATTAGATCATTCTTGAAAGGGTTTGAAGATCGGGACGCAACACGAGCAAGGAGCATATGTGTCTAA